Proteins found in one Toxotes jaculatrix isolate fToxJac2 chromosome 18, fToxJac2.pri, whole genome shotgun sequence genomic segment:
- the LOC121199127 gene encoding adhesion G protein-coupled receptor E1 isoform X4 produces the protein MVGRWNLLILALWLFLIKVLSSCPIGFDKKGQRCVDFDECASDENYPGLCGEHALCFNTNGSFYCQCADGFRSSTRTVNFSSETSATCRDIDECQEEKVCGQNAACVNTQGSYHCLCNAGFLLKSGQANFSGSEEQCEDICTIDKTICGNGTCHRGASGHYCACHTGFTNYGNNGSRCSALNCDVFKDMSSLTEELHIAHDLMVQLEKTCLDLTESESPTALYQHSAEDLLKKLLSMIDELLSSGTLSDKRKVSFFLDTVENALRMIGPFIQTPGTKMHSLHTELELLVHKGTVLPQGAATLSSKQAQLDIQLGTAAGDPSYYPGFTTVSLLSYAKLEDADGMKQQGNQNLKINSKVVTVTVSNRNTSHLKESINLTFYHLKKSNETGHCVFWDSSKEGGAWSSQGCNVLKSNHEYTVCSCTHLSSFAVLMALYDMKHKFELQLISWVGLSLSLVCLFICILTFSLIRSIQSPRTTIHLHLCISLFIANLIFLAGISRTENQVGCAVVAGLLHFFFLAAFCWMCLEGIQLFRMVVLVFNTNFRTLHMMAGGYGVPAVIVAISALANPKGYGTDRHCWLNLEFIWSFFGPACFIIIVNIFFFLITVWKLAQKFSSLNPDLDSLQKIKAFTITAVAQLCVLGIMWIFGCFQFEESTIAMSYLFTIFGSLQGVMLFVMHCLFSKQVREEYGNFLSRCCAPQKKSYSEFGYSHSSKAHASKSTQDTGESHI, from the exons ATGGTGGGCAGGTGGAACCTCCTGATCCTGG CTCTGTGGCTCTTCCTCATCAAGGTCCTGTCATCCTGTCCCATTGGATTTGACAAAAAGGGACAAAGATGCGTtg ATTTTGATGAATGTGCTTCTGATGAGAATTATCCTGGGCTATGTGGAGAACATGCACTCTGTTTCAACACAAACGGCAGCTTCTACTGCCAATGTGCTGATGGTTTCAGATCATCAACACGGACTGTGAATTTTTCATCTGAAACATCTGCAACATGCAGAG ACATTGATGAATGTCAAGAGGAAAAGGTTTGTGGTCAGAATGCAGCATGCGTGAACACACAAGGCAGTTATCATTGCCTCTGCAATGCTGGCTTTCTACTGAAATCTGGTCAGGCTAACTTCTCTGGGAGTGAGGAGCAATGTGAGG aCATTTGTACGATTGATAAGACAATCTGTGGAAATGGAACCTGCCACCGTGGAGCCAGCGGCCATTACTGTGCATGCCACACAGGGTTCACTAACTATGGCAACAATGGGTCTCGCTGCAGTG CTTTAAACTGTGATGTTTTCAAAGATATGAGCAGTCTGACAGAG GAATTGCACATTGCACATGATCTCATGGTGCAGCTGGAAAAGACTTGTCTGGATCTTACAGAGAGTGAGAGTCCAACAGCCTTATACCAGCATTCTGCAGAGGACCTACTGAAG AAATTGTTGTCTATGATTGATGAGCTCTTGTCCAGTGGAACCCTCAGTGATAAAAGGAAAGTCTCCTTCTTTCTGGACACAGTGGAGAATGCTCTGAGGATGATAGGACCCTTCATACAGACCCCAGGGACAAAGATGCACTCCCTTCACACAG agctggagctgctggtaCATAAGGGGACTGTCCTACCCCAGGGAGCTGCGACTCTATCATCTAAGCAAGCTCAACTGGACATCCAATTGGGGACAGCTGCAGGAGATCCCTCCTATTACCCTG GCTTCACAACGGTATCCTTGCTGAGCTATGCAAAGCTGGAAGATGCTGATGGGATGAAACAGCAGGGGAACCAAAACTTAAAGATCAACTCCAAAGTGGTgactgtcactgtcagtaacagaaacacaagcCACCTCAAAGAGTCCATTAATCTGACTTTCTACCACCTGAAAAAG TCAAATGAAACTGGCCATTGTGTGTTCTGGGATTCCTCAAAGGAAGGGGGGGCCTGGTCTTCTCAGGGCTGCAATGTACTGAAGTCCAACCATGAATACACTGTGTGTTCCTGCACCCATCTGAGCAGCTTTGCTGTGCTCATGGCTCTCTATGACATGAAG CACAAGTTTGAGTTGCAGCTGATATCCTGGGTGGGTCTGTCCCTTTCACTAGTTTGCCTGTTCATCTGCATCCTGACATTCTCACTGATCCGCTCCATCCAAAGCCCAAGAACCACCATCCACCTGCACCTTTGCATCAGCCTCTTCATTGCCAACCTTATCTTCCTTGCAGGCATCTCTCGCACAGAGAACCAG GTTGGCTGTGCCGTGGTTGCAGGGCTGCTGCATTTCTTCTTCCTGGCAGCATTTTGCTGGATGTGCCTGGAGGGCATCCAGCTCTTCAGGATGGTAGTCCTGGTctttaacaccaacttcaggaCTCTACACATGATGGCAGGTGGCTATGGAGTCCCAGCTGTCATTGTTGCTATCTCTGCCTTAGCTAATCCCAAGGGATATGGTACTGACAGACA TTGTTGGTTAAACCTGGAATTCATTTGGAGTTTCTTTGGCCCTGCCTGTTTCATTATCATT GTAAACatcttcttctttctcatcACCGTCTGGAAGTTGGCACAGAAGTTTTCAAGCTTAAACCCCGACCTGGACAGTTTGCAGAAAATAAA GGCATTCACTATTACTGCAGtggctcagctgtgtgtgttgggcaTCATGTGGATCTTTGGATGTTTCCAGTTTGAGGAGTCCACTATAGCCATGTCTTACCTGTTCACCATCTTTGGCAGCCTTCAGGGGGTTATGCTTTTCGTCATGCACTGTCTGTTCTCTAAACAG GTTAGGGAAGAATATGGAAACTTCCTGTCCAGATGCTGTGCACCTCAGAAGAAGAGCTACTCAGAGTTCGGCTACTCCCACTCCAGCAAGGCACAT GCATCCAAAAGCACCCAGGACACGGGAGAGTCTCACATCTGA
- the LOC121199127 gene encoding adhesion G protein-coupled receptor E2 isoform X1, translating to MVGRWNLLILALWLFLIKVLSSCPIGFDKKGQRCVDFDECASDENYPGLCGEHALCFNTNGSFYCQCADGFRSSTRTVNFSSETSATCRDINECLEDKDICGPNAICSNTSPYYNCTCLDGFISTSGVKRLSHGGNVTCTDIDECQEEKVCGQNAACVNTQGSYHCLCNAGFLLKSGQANFSGSEEQCEDICTIDKTICGNGTCHRGASGHYCACHTGFTNYGNNGSRCSALNCDVFKDMSSLTEELHIAHDLMVQLEKTCLDLTESESPTALYQHSAEDLLKKLLSMIDELLSSGTLSDKRKVSFFLDTVENALRMIGPFIQTPGTKMHSLHTELELLVHKGTVLPQGAATLSSKQAQLDIQLGTAAGDPSYYPGFTTVSLLSYAKLEDADGMKQQGNQNLKINSKVVTVTVSNRNTSHLKESINLTFYHLKKSNETGHCVFWDSSKEGGAWSSQGCNVLKSNHEYTVCSCTHLSSFAVLMALYDMKQHKFELQLISWVGLSLSLVCLFICILTFSLIRSIQSPRTTIHLHLCISLFIANLIFLAGISRTENQVGCAVVAGLLHFFFLAAFCWMCLEGIQLFRMVVLVFNTNFRTLHMMAGGYGVPAVIVAISALANPKGYGTDRHCWLNLEFIWSFFGPACFIIIVNIFFFLITVWKLAQKFSSLNPDLDSLQKIKAFTITAVAQLCVLGIMWIFGCFQFEESTIAMSYLFTIFGSLQGVMLFVMHCLFSKQVREEYGNFLSRCCAPQKKSYSEFGYSHSSKAHASKSTQDTGESHI from the exons ATGGTGGGCAGGTGGAACCTCCTGATCCTGG CTCTGTGGCTCTTCCTCATCAAGGTCCTGTCATCCTGTCCCATTGGATTTGACAAAAAGGGACAAAGATGCGTtg ATTTTGATGAATGTGCTTCTGATGAGAATTATCCTGGGCTATGTGGAGAACATGCACTCTGTTTCAACACAAACGGCAGCTTCTACTGCCAATGTGCTGATGGTTTCAGATCATCAACACGGACTGTGAATTTTTCATCTGAAACATCTGCAACATGCAGAG ATATCAATGAGTGTTTGGAAGACAAAGACATCTGTGGACCCAATGCCATCTGTTCTAACACAAGTCCATATTATAACTGCACTTGTCTTGATGGATTCATCAGCACTTCTGGAGTGAAAAGGTTAAGTCATGGTGGCAATGTTACATGTACAG ACATTGATGAATGTCAAGAGGAAAAGGTTTGTGGTCAGAATGCAGCATGCGTGAACACACAAGGCAGTTATCATTGCCTCTGCAATGCTGGCTTTCTACTGAAATCTGGTCAGGCTAACTTCTCTGGGAGTGAGGAGCAATGTGAGG aCATTTGTACGATTGATAAGACAATCTGTGGAAATGGAACCTGCCACCGTGGAGCCAGCGGCCATTACTGTGCATGCCACACAGGGTTCACTAACTATGGCAACAATGGGTCTCGCTGCAGTG CTTTAAACTGTGATGTTTTCAAAGATATGAGCAGTCTGACAGAG GAATTGCACATTGCACATGATCTCATGGTGCAGCTGGAAAAGACTTGTCTGGATCTTACAGAGAGTGAGAGTCCAACAGCCTTATACCAGCATTCTGCAGAGGACCTACTGAAG AAATTGTTGTCTATGATTGATGAGCTCTTGTCCAGTGGAACCCTCAGTGATAAAAGGAAAGTCTCCTTCTTTCTGGACACAGTGGAGAATGCTCTGAGGATGATAGGACCCTTCATACAGACCCCAGGGACAAAGATGCACTCCCTTCACACAG agctggagctgctggtaCATAAGGGGACTGTCCTACCCCAGGGAGCTGCGACTCTATCATCTAAGCAAGCTCAACTGGACATCCAATTGGGGACAGCTGCAGGAGATCCCTCCTATTACCCTG GCTTCACAACGGTATCCTTGCTGAGCTATGCAAAGCTGGAAGATGCTGATGGGATGAAACAGCAGGGGAACCAAAACTTAAAGATCAACTCCAAAGTGGTgactgtcactgtcagtaacagaaacacaagcCACCTCAAAGAGTCCATTAATCTGACTTTCTACCACCTGAAAAAG TCAAATGAAACTGGCCATTGTGTGTTCTGGGATTCCTCAAAGGAAGGGGGGGCCTGGTCTTCTCAGGGCTGCAATGTACTGAAGTCCAACCATGAATACACTGTGTGTTCCTGCACCCATCTGAGCAGCTTTGCTGTGCTCATGGCTCTCTATGACATGAAG cAGCACAAGTTTGAGTTGCAGCTGATATCCTGGGTGGGTCTGTCCCTTTCACTAGTTTGCCTGTTCATCTGCATCCTGACATTCTCACTGATCCGCTCCATCCAAAGCCCAAGAACCACCATCCACCTGCACCTTTGCATCAGCCTCTTCATTGCCAACCTTATCTTCCTTGCAGGCATCTCTCGCACAGAGAACCAG GTTGGCTGTGCCGTGGTTGCAGGGCTGCTGCATTTCTTCTTCCTGGCAGCATTTTGCTGGATGTGCCTGGAGGGCATCCAGCTCTTCAGGATGGTAGTCCTGGTctttaacaccaacttcaggaCTCTACACATGATGGCAGGTGGCTATGGAGTCCCAGCTGTCATTGTTGCTATCTCTGCCTTAGCTAATCCCAAGGGATATGGTACTGACAGACA TTGTTGGTTAAACCTGGAATTCATTTGGAGTTTCTTTGGCCCTGCCTGTTTCATTATCATT GTAAACatcttcttctttctcatcACCGTCTGGAAGTTGGCACAGAAGTTTTCAAGCTTAAACCCCGACCTGGACAGTTTGCAGAAAATAAA GGCATTCACTATTACTGCAGtggctcagctgtgtgtgttgggcaTCATGTGGATCTTTGGATGTTTCCAGTTTGAGGAGTCCACTATAGCCATGTCTTACCTGTTCACCATCTTTGGCAGCCTTCAGGGGGTTATGCTTTTCGTCATGCACTGTCTGTTCTCTAAACAG GTTAGGGAAGAATATGGAAACTTCCTGTCCAGATGCTGTGCACCTCAGAAGAAGAGCTACTCAGAGTTCGGCTACTCCCACTCCAGCAAGGCACAT GCATCCAAAAGCACCCAGGACACGGGAGAGTCTCACATCTGA
- the LOC121199127 gene encoding adhesion G protein-coupled receptor E1 isoform X3: MVGRWNLLILALWLFLIKVLSSCPIGFDKKGQRCVDFDECASDENYPGLCGEHALCFNTNGSFYCQCADGFRSSTRTVNFSSETSATCRDIDECQEEKVCGQNAACVNTQGSYHCLCNAGFLLKSGQANFSGSEEQCEDICTIDKTICGNGTCHRGASGHYCACHTGFTNYGNNGSRCSALNCDVFKDMSSLTEELHIAHDLMVQLEKTCLDLTESESPTALYQHSAEDLLKKLLSMIDELLSSGTLSDKRKVSFFLDTVENALRMIGPFIQTPGTKMHSLHTELELLVHKGTVLPQGAATLSSKQAQLDIQLGTAAGDPSYYPGFTTVSLLSYAKLEDADGMKQQGNQNLKINSKVVTVTVSNRNTSHLKESINLTFYHLKKSNETGHCVFWDSSKEGGAWSSQGCNVLKSNHEYTVCSCTHLSSFAVLMALYDMKQHKFELQLISWVGLSLSLVCLFICILTFSLIRSIQSPRTTIHLHLCISLFIANLIFLAGISRTENQVGCAVVAGLLHFFFLAAFCWMCLEGIQLFRMVVLVFNTNFRTLHMMAGGYGVPAVIVAISALANPKGYGTDRHCWLNLEFIWSFFGPACFIIIVNIFFFLITVWKLAQKFSSLNPDLDSLQKIKAFTITAVAQLCVLGIMWIFGCFQFEESTIAMSYLFTIFGSLQGVMLFVMHCLFSKQVREEYGNFLSRCCAPQKKSYSEFGYSHSSKAHASKSTQDTGESHI; encoded by the exons ATGGTGGGCAGGTGGAACCTCCTGATCCTGG CTCTGTGGCTCTTCCTCATCAAGGTCCTGTCATCCTGTCCCATTGGATTTGACAAAAAGGGACAAAGATGCGTtg ATTTTGATGAATGTGCTTCTGATGAGAATTATCCTGGGCTATGTGGAGAACATGCACTCTGTTTCAACACAAACGGCAGCTTCTACTGCCAATGTGCTGATGGTTTCAGATCATCAACACGGACTGTGAATTTTTCATCTGAAACATCTGCAACATGCAGAG ACATTGATGAATGTCAAGAGGAAAAGGTTTGTGGTCAGAATGCAGCATGCGTGAACACACAAGGCAGTTATCATTGCCTCTGCAATGCTGGCTTTCTACTGAAATCTGGTCAGGCTAACTTCTCTGGGAGTGAGGAGCAATGTGAGG aCATTTGTACGATTGATAAGACAATCTGTGGAAATGGAACCTGCCACCGTGGAGCCAGCGGCCATTACTGTGCATGCCACACAGGGTTCACTAACTATGGCAACAATGGGTCTCGCTGCAGTG CTTTAAACTGTGATGTTTTCAAAGATATGAGCAGTCTGACAGAG GAATTGCACATTGCACATGATCTCATGGTGCAGCTGGAAAAGACTTGTCTGGATCTTACAGAGAGTGAGAGTCCAACAGCCTTATACCAGCATTCTGCAGAGGACCTACTGAAG AAATTGTTGTCTATGATTGATGAGCTCTTGTCCAGTGGAACCCTCAGTGATAAAAGGAAAGTCTCCTTCTTTCTGGACACAGTGGAGAATGCTCTGAGGATGATAGGACCCTTCATACAGACCCCAGGGACAAAGATGCACTCCCTTCACACAG agctggagctgctggtaCATAAGGGGACTGTCCTACCCCAGGGAGCTGCGACTCTATCATCTAAGCAAGCTCAACTGGACATCCAATTGGGGACAGCTGCAGGAGATCCCTCCTATTACCCTG GCTTCACAACGGTATCCTTGCTGAGCTATGCAAAGCTGGAAGATGCTGATGGGATGAAACAGCAGGGGAACCAAAACTTAAAGATCAACTCCAAAGTGGTgactgtcactgtcagtaacagaaacacaagcCACCTCAAAGAGTCCATTAATCTGACTTTCTACCACCTGAAAAAG TCAAATGAAACTGGCCATTGTGTGTTCTGGGATTCCTCAAAGGAAGGGGGGGCCTGGTCTTCTCAGGGCTGCAATGTACTGAAGTCCAACCATGAATACACTGTGTGTTCCTGCACCCATCTGAGCAGCTTTGCTGTGCTCATGGCTCTCTATGACATGAAG cAGCACAAGTTTGAGTTGCAGCTGATATCCTGGGTGGGTCTGTCCCTTTCACTAGTTTGCCTGTTCATCTGCATCCTGACATTCTCACTGATCCGCTCCATCCAAAGCCCAAGAACCACCATCCACCTGCACCTTTGCATCAGCCTCTTCATTGCCAACCTTATCTTCCTTGCAGGCATCTCTCGCACAGAGAACCAG GTTGGCTGTGCCGTGGTTGCAGGGCTGCTGCATTTCTTCTTCCTGGCAGCATTTTGCTGGATGTGCCTGGAGGGCATCCAGCTCTTCAGGATGGTAGTCCTGGTctttaacaccaacttcaggaCTCTACACATGATGGCAGGTGGCTATGGAGTCCCAGCTGTCATTGTTGCTATCTCTGCCTTAGCTAATCCCAAGGGATATGGTACTGACAGACA TTGTTGGTTAAACCTGGAATTCATTTGGAGTTTCTTTGGCCCTGCCTGTTTCATTATCATT GTAAACatcttcttctttctcatcACCGTCTGGAAGTTGGCACAGAAGTTTTCAAGCTTAAACCCCGACCTGGACAGTTTGCAGAAAATAAA GGCATTCACTATTACTGCAGtggctcagctgtgtgtgttgggcaTCATGTGGATCTTTGGATGTTTCCAGTTTGAGGAGTCCACTATAGCCATGTCTTACCTGTTCACCATCTTTGGCAGCCTTCAGGGGGTTATGCTTTTCGTCATGCACTGTCTGTTCTCTAAACAG GTTAGGGAAGAATATGGAAACTTCCTGTCCAGATGCTGTGCACCTCAGAAGAAGAGCTACTCAGAGTTCGGCTACTCCCACTCCAGCAAGGCACAT GCATCCAAAAGCACCCAGGACACGGGAGAGTCTCACATCTGA
- the LOC121199127 gene encoding adhesion G protein-coupled receptor E2 isoform X2 yields MVGRWNLLILALWLFLIKVLSSCPIGFDKKGQRCVDFDECASDENYPGLCGEHALCFNTNGSFYCQCADGFRSSTRTVNFSSETSATCRDINECLEDKDICGPNAICSNTSPYYNCTCLDGFISTSGVKRLSHGGNVTCTDIDECQEEKVCGQNAACVNTQGSYHCLCNAGFLLKSGQANFSGSEEQCEDICTIDKTICGNGTCHRGASGHYCACHTGFTNYGNNGSRCSALNCDVFKDMSSLTEELHIAHDLMVQLEKTCLDLTESESPTALYQHSAEDLLKKLLSMIDELLSSGTLSDKRKVSFFLDTVENALRMIGPFIQTPGTKMHSLHTELELLVHKGTVLPQGAATLSSKQAQLDIQLGTAAGDPSYYPGFTTVSLLSYAKLEDADGMKQQGNQNLKINSKVVTVTVSNRNTSHLKESINLTFYHLKKSNETGHCVFWDSSKEGGAWSSQGCNVLKSNHEYTVCSCTHLSSFAVLMALYDMKHKFELQLISWVGLSLSLVCLFICILTFSLIRSIQSPRTTIHLHLCISLFIANLIFLAGISRTENQVGCAVVAGLLHFFFLAAFCWMCLEGIQLFRMVVLVFNTNFRTLHMMAGGYGVPAVIVAISALANPKGYGTDRHCWLNLEFIWSFFGPACFIIIVNIFFFLITVWKLAQKFSSLNPDLDSLQKIKAFTITAVAQLCVLGIMWIFGCFQFEESTIAMSYLFTIFGSLQGVMLFVMHCLFSKQVREEYGNFLSRCCAPQKKSYSEFGYSHSSKAHASKSTQDTGESHI; encoded by the exons ATGGTGGGCAGGTGGAACCTCCTGATCCTGG CTCTGTGGCTCTTCCTCATCAAGGTCCTGTCATCCTGTCCCATTGGATTTGACAAAAAGGGACAAAGATGCGTtg ATTTTGATGAATGTGCTTCTGATGAGAATTATCCTGGGCTATGTGGAGAACATGCACTCTGTTTCAACACAAACGGCAGCTTCTACTGCCAATGTGCTGATGGTTTCAGATCATCAACACGGACTGTGAATTTTTCATCTGAAACATCTGCAACATGCAGAG ATATCAATGAGTGTTTGGAAGACAAAGACATCTGTGGACCCAATGCCATCTGTTCTAACACAAGTCCATATTATAACTGCACTTGTCTTGATGGATTCATCAGCACTTCTGGAGTGAAAAGGTTAAGTCATGGTGGCAATGTTACATGTACAG ACATTGATGAATGTCAAGAGGAAAAGGTTTGTGGTCAGAATGCAGCATGCGTGAACACACAAGGCAGTTATCATTGCCTCTGCAATGCTGGCTTTCTACTGAAATCTGGTCAGGCTAACTTCTCTGGGAGTGAGGAGCAATGTGAGG aCATTTGTACGATTGATAAGACAATCTGTGGAAATGGAACCTGCCACCGTGGAGCCAGCGGCCATTACTGTGCATGCCACACAGGGTTCACTAACTATGGCAACAATGGGTCTCGCTGCAGTG CTTTAAACTGTGATGTTTTCAAAGATATGAGCAGTCTGACAGAG GAATTGCACATTGCACATGATCTCATGGTGCAGCTGGAAAAGACTTGTCTGGATCTTACAGAGAGTGAGAGTCCAACAGCCTTATACCAGCATTCTGCAGAGGACCTACTGAAG AAATTGTTGTCTATGATTGATGAGCTCTTGTCCAGTGGAACCCTCAGTGATAAAAGGAAAGTCTCCTTCTTTCTGGACACAGTGGAGAATGCTCTGAGGATGATAGGACCCTTCATACAGACCCCAGGGACAAAGATGCACTCCCTTCACACAG agctggagctgctggtaCATAAGGGGACTGTCCTACCCCAGGGAGCTGCGACTCTATCATCTAAGCAAGCTCAACTGGACATCCAATTGGGGACAGCTGCAGGAGATCCCTCCTATTACCCTG GCTTCACAACGGTATCCTTGCTGAGCTATGCAAAGCTGGAAGATGCTGATGGGATGAAACAGCAGGGGAACCAAAACTTAAAGATCAACTCCAAAGTGGTgactgtcactgtcagtaacagaaacacaagcCACCTCAAAGAGTCCATTAATCTGACTTTCTACCACCTGAAAAAG TCAAATGAAACTGGCCATTGTGTGTTCTGGGATTCCTCAAAGGAAGGGGGGGCCTGGTCTTCTCAGGGCTGCAATGTACTGAAGTCCAACCATGAATACACTGTGTGTTCCTGCACCCATCTGAGCAGCTTTGCTGTGCTCATGGCTCTCTATGACATGAAG CACAAGTTTGAGTTGCAGCTGATATCCTGGGTGGGTCTGTCCCTTTCACTAGTTTGCCTGTTCATCTGCATCCTGACATTCTCACTGATCCGCTCCATCCAAAGCCCAAGAACCACCATCCACCTGCACCTTTGCATCAGCCTCTTCATTGCCAACCTTATCTTCCTTGCAGGCATCTCTCGCACAGAGAACCAG GTTGGCTGTGCCGTGGTTGCAGGGCTGCTGCATTTCTTCTTCCTGGCAGCATTTTGCTGGATGTGCCTGGAGGGCATCCAGCTCTTCAGGATGGTAGTCCTGGTctttaacaccaacttcaggaCTCTACACATGATGGCAGGTGGCTATGGAGTCCCAGCTGTCATTGTTGCTATCTCTGCCTTAGCTAATCCCAAGGGATATGGTACTGACAGACA TTGTTGGTTAAACCTGGAATTCATTTGGAGTTTCTTTGGCCCTGCCTGTTTCATTATCATT GTAAACatcttcttctttctcatcACCGTCTGGAAGTTGGCACAGAAGTTTTCAAGCTTAAACCCCGACCTGGACAGTTTGCAGAAAATAAA GGCATTCACTATTACTGCAGtggctcagctgtgtgtgttgggcaTCATGTGGATCTTTGGATGTTTCCAGTTTGAGGAGTCCACTATAGCCATGTCTTACCTGTTCACCATCTTTGGCAGCCTTCAGGGGGTTATGCTTTTCGTCATGCACTGTCTGTTCTCTAAACAG GTTAGGGAAGAATATGGAAACTTCCTGTCCAGATGCTGTGCACCTCAGAAGAAGAGCTACTCAGAGTTCGGCTACTCCCACTCCAGCAAGGCACAT GCATCCAAAAGCACCCAGGACACGGGAGAGTCTCACATCTGA